A segment of the Williamwhitmania taraxaci genome:
TTTAAGAAGCATTGACACATACTTACTGCAAGAGTTAGGAATTACTTTACCTACACCACCTGAAAATATTTTGACGAACAGAATGTTTACAGTTTCAATGAATGAAATATCAGGAAAAAGATTTGACCCAGCTTACCATCAAGTTTACTTCCATAAACTTGTGGCATCTATTGTAAATTCAAAATATAAAAGTCGTAGAATAGGAGAAGAAATAAATGAGATAAATTATGGTGCTTCTTTTACTAATGATTATGTAGAAAGTGGTGTTCCATTACTCAGAATTAAGGATTTAAGAAGAAATGAAATTGTCATTGACAAAGTTGTATTCCTTCCTGAAATTGCAAGAAAATTGTTAGGTAATAGCTTCGTTAAACAGAATGACTTCTTAATAAGTCGAAGCGGAACAATTGGCGTTGTTTCTCTTGTTTCAAAAGAAATTGACGGTTTTGCTTTCGGTTCTTTTATGATAAAGTTTAATCTTAAATCTGATAAAGTTTTAAACAGAGAATTCCTTTCGTATTATTTAAACTGCAAATTGCTAATTGATTTAATTGAGAGAGATAAAATTGGAGCAATACAAGGCAACATAACAATTCCAATTATTAAATCTTTGTTGGTTCCAGTTCCACCGCTTGACAAACAAAAAGAAATTGCCGACCACATTACAGGCATTAGAAAACAAGCCCAACAACTAAAAGACAAAACAAAAGAACTCTTGAAAAAAGCAAGTGAAGAAATAGAAGAAATATTATTGAATTAGCCAACGCATTTGGTGGCACATTTGTATTTTTTGCAACCGCACAAAGCCAAACAATAAAATCCAAAAGAGCCACCAAGCCAACGCACCAAGACAGCAGTAAACAATGGACAGAAAGAACACGACAGGAAGAACACCAGCTTGTAATCGAGTAGGCTGCCCCGCCAGCTAGGCTGACGGGGAGAGCCTCTCACACCACTGTACGTACGGGTCTCGTATACAGCGGTTCATTAAGATGTGGCGCAATTTTCTCGTAATGTGTAAGCATAGCCTCATACCCCCTTTTGCCTAAGCGATCAAGGGTAATCGTGGTTCCCAAAATGGGGCTTTGGGCAACTGCCCAGCCTCCCATTCGCGTTCTACTCCACGCATAGGCGTGATCATGGTCAATTCCCAGCCGAATTAGGTTTTTCCGCTTCCGTTCAGGTTTCTTCCAGTGGTGCCAAATGCAGTACCGCAGGCGGTTGCGCAACCAGCCATCGAGGTCTCGAAGTTTGCCCTGTATGCTCGCAATGCGAAAATACTGGAGCCAGCCCCGCTGAACCTCTTTTAGCTTATGGATGCGCTCGTCGAAGGTGCTTGGTGTCGTTTTGCGCGTAATGGTCTTGAGCTTTTGCTTGAGCGTCCTCCAGCTCTTTTCGCTT
Coding sequences within it:
- a CDS encoding group II intron maturase-specific domain-containing protein, with the protein product SEKSWRTLKQKLKTITRKTTPSTFDERIHKLKEVQRGWLQYFRIASIQGKLRDLDGWLRNRLRYCIWHHWKKPERKRKNLIRLGIDHDHAYAWSRTRMGGWAVAQSPILGTTITLDRLGKRGYEAMLTHYEKIAPHLNEPLYTRPVRTVV
- a CDS encoding restriction endonuclease subunit S translates to MSSFTISPTLNKDKVFILNLSQVEHRLDPNFYRQIFKDNIEKIKANNYKRIGEVVKFSNETWNQKDFFSSTFPYIEISEIDTLSGDIKNLSEVDIADAPSRAKMIVRENDIIVSTTRPNRGAISFVKRENDFSIASTGFAVIRSLTTEEFDKEYLFAVLRQKFSLLQLEQRSSGGNYPAITQDELSNVVIPIPNKSIQEKVKAIFNTCFELKSKNEATAANILRSIDTYLLQELGITLPTPPENILTNRMFTVSMNEISGKRFDPAYHQVYFHKLVASIVNSKYKSRRIGEEINEINYGASFTNDYVESGVPLLRIKDLRRNEIVIDKVVFLPEIARKLLGNSFVKQNDFLISRSGTIGVVSLVSKEIDGFAFGSFMIKFNLKSDKVLNREFLSYYLNCKLLIDLIERDKIGAIQGNITIPIIKSLLVPVPPLDKQKEIADHITGIRKQAQQLKDKTKELLKKASEEIEEILLN